One genomic region from Curtobacterium sp. 9128 encodes:
- a CDS encoding FAD-binding oxidoreductase has translation MSGYRRVSFWMDQLVASGRDDLTPRPPLDGDRSADVCVIGGGLTGLWTAWYLHQADPSLQIVVVEKEIAGFGASGRNGGWCSALFPREAAEIAEHTGRDAALAMRRAMRETVDEVGRAADEAGIDCDFVKGGTVLYARSAVQDRAARAEVDASAAFGDDMVYRSALPGDAAGSVGVAFTPDCARLQPAALVRGLAAALEARGVVIAERTPAVSWAPGRVVTTSGTVSAGAVVVALEGYGATMPQTRRRIMPLYSLMIATEPLSEAAWGRIGLEHGQTFSDYRHLLIYGQRTADDRFAFGGRGARYHWGSTIRNSYDRVPRVFRHLRTTLAELFPDVGDVGVTHTWGGPIGVPRDWCASVTWDGSVGSAGGYVGDGLSTTNLAGRTLADLVRGVSSSLTGLPWVGHHSPDWEPEPLRFLGANAGLVATDIADREERLTGRPSMAARVREKVTGH, from the coding sequence GTGTCCGGCTACCGGCGGGTCTCGTTCTGGATGGACCAGCTCGTGGCCTCCGGCCGCGACGACCTGACACCACGGCCGCCGCTCGACGGCGACCGCTCGGCGGACGTCTGCGTCATCGGCGGTGGACTGACCGGTCTCTGGACCGCGTGGTACCTGCACCAGGCCGACCCGAGCCTCCAGATCGTCGTCGTCGAGAAGGAGATCGCCGGATTCGGCGCCTCCGGACGGAACGGCGGGTGGTGCTCGGCGCTTTTCCCGCGCGAAGCGGCAGAGATCGCCGAGCACACCGGCCGCGACGCGGCACTCGCCATGCGGCGGGCGATGCGCGAGACGGTCGACGAGGTCGGCCGCGCAGCGGACGAGGCCGGGATCGACTGCGACTTCGTCAAGGGCGGCACCGTGCTCTACGCCCGGTCGGCGGTGCAGGACCGCGCAGCTCGAGCAGAGGTCGACGCGTCCGCCGCCTTCGGCGACGACATGGTTTACCGGTCCGCGCTCCCCGGCGACGCCGCAGGCAGCGTCGGGGTCGCGTTCACGCCGGACTGCGCCCGCCTGCAGCCGGCCGCGTTGGTCCGTGGCCTGGCGGCCGCACTGGAGGCCCGTGGCGTCGTGATCGCGGAGCGCACGCCCGCCGTGTCGTGGGCTCCAGGGCGTGTGGTCACCACCTCCGGGACCGTCTCGGCCGGCGCGGTCGTCGTCGCGCTCGAGGGCTACGGGGCGACGATGCCGCAGACCAGACGCCGGATCATGCCGCTGTACTCGTTGATGATCGCGACCGAGCCGCTGTCCGAGGCGGCGTGGGGGCGCATCGGGTTGGAGCACGGGCAGACGTTCTCGGACTACCGGCACCTGTTGATCTACGGACAGCGCACCGCGGACGACCGGTTCGCGTTCGGCGGCCGCGGAGCCCGCTACCACTGGGGCTCCACGATCCGGAACTCGTACGACCGCGTGCCGCGGGTGTTCCGCCACCTGCGCACGACGCTCGCCGAGCTCTTCCCCGACGTCGGTGACGTCGGGGTCACGCACACGTGGGGCGGCCCGATCGGGGTACCCCGTGACTGGTGCGCCTCGGTGACCTGGGACGGCTCCGTGGGGTCGGCCGGCGGGTACGTCGGCGACGGGCTCTCGACGACGAACCTGGCGGGGCGGACGCTGGCCGACCTCGTCCGCGGTGTGTCGTCGTCGCTGACGGGGTTGCCATGGGTCGGGCACCACTCGCCGGACTGGGAGCCGGAGCCGCTCCGGTTCCTCGGGGCGAACGCCGGACTCGTGGCGACGGACATCGCCGACCGCGAGGAACGACTGACCGGACGACCGAGCATGGCCGCCCGGGTGCGCGAGAAGGTGACGGGGCACTGA
- a CDS encoding aspartate aminotransferase family protein, protein MHFARHGANQAGAEVPIMVRGEGHHVYDSHGKGYIDGLSGLFVVAAGHGRKRLAEMAAKQAETLSFFPIWSYAHPAAIELADRLADHAPGDLNKVFFSTGGGEAVETAFKLAKYYWKLRGKPMKHKVISRAVAYHGTPQGALAITGIPAMKQMFEPLTPGGLRVPNTNYYRADEMGFAGQSEEEFGYWAAERIREMIEFEGPDTVAAVFLEPVQNSGGCFTPPPGYFQRVREICDEYDVLLVSDEVICAFGRIGTMFACDTYGFVPDMITCAKAMTSGYSPIGATIISDKIFEPFAEGDTTFYHGYTFGGHPVSAAVAMENLDIFEEEGLLQNVQQNAPLFRAELDTLLDLPIVGDVRGDGYFYGIELVKDKATKTTFDDDESERLLRGFLSKALFDAGLYCRADDRGDPVVQLAPPLTIGQPEFREITSILRSVLSEASSKI, encoded by the coding sequence ATGCACTTCGCCAGGCACGGCGCGAACCAGGCGGGTGCCGAGGTCCCGATCATGGTCCGCGGCGAGGGTCACCACGTCTACGACAGCCACGGCAAGGGCTACATCGACGGGCTCTCCGGCCTGTTCGTCGTCGCCGCCGGCCACGGGCGGAAGCGCCTGGCCGAGATGGCCGCCAAGCAGGCCGAGACGCTGTCCTTCTTCCCGATCTGGTCGTACGCGCACCCCGCGGCCATCGAGCTCGCCGACCGCCTGGCCGACCACGCCCCCGGCGACCTCAACAAGGTGTTCTTCTCCACCGGCGGCGGCGAAGCGGTCGAGACGGCGTTCAAGCTCGCGAAGTACTACTGGAAGCTCCGCGGCAAGCCGATGAAGCACAAGGTGATCTCCCGCGCGGTCGCCTACCACGGCACCCCGCAGGGCGCCCTCGCGATCACCGGCATCCCCGCGATGAAGCAGATGTTCGAGCCGTTGACCCCCGGCGGGCTCCGTGTCCCGAACACGAACTACTACCGCGCCGACGAGATGGGTTTCGCCGGGCAGAGCGAGGAGGAGTTCGGCTACTGGGCGGCCGAGCGCATCCGCGAGATGATCGAGTTCGAGGGACCGGACACCGTCGCGGCCGTCTTCCTCGAACCGGTGCAGAACTCCGGCGGCTGCTTCACCCCGCCGCCCGGGTACTTCCAGCGGGTCCGTGAGATCTGCGACGAGTACGACGTGCTGCTCGTCTCGGACGAGGTCATCTGCGCGTTCGGCCGCATCGGCACGATGTTCGCCTGCGACACGTACGGCTTCGTCCCGGACATGATCACGTGCGCGAAGGCGATGACCTCCGGGTACTCCCCCATCGGCGCGACGATCATCAGCGACAAGATCTTCGAGCCGTTCGCCGAGGGCGACACGACCTTCTACCACGGGTACACGTTCGGCGGGCACCCGGTCTCCGCCGCCGTCGCCATGGAGAACCTCGACATCTTCGAGGAAGAGGGGCTGCTGCAGAACGTCCAGCAGAACGCCCCGCTCTTCCGCGCCGAACTCGACACCCTGCTCGACCTGCCGATCGTCGGCGACGTCCGCGGTGACGGGTACTTCTACGGCATCGAGCTCGTCAAGGACAAGGCCACGAAGACCACGTTCGACGACGACGAGTCCGAGCGGCTGCTCCGCGGGTTCCTGTCGAAGGCGCTGTTCGACGCGGGGCTGTACTGCCGCGCCGACGACCGCGGCGACCCCGTCGTGCAGCTCGCTCCGCCGCTGACCATCGGGCAGCCGGAGTTCCGCGAGATCACCTCGATCCTGCGGAGCGTCCTGTCCGAGGCCTCGTCGAAGATCTGA
- a CDS encoding Lrp/AsnC family transcriptional regulator, with the protein MAAAPRRPGPIDDISKRIIEQLQADGRRPYGEIGKAVGLSEAAVRQRVQKLTETGVMQIVAVTDPMQLGFHRQAMIGIRVNGDTRKVADALEQLAAVDYLVMTAGSFDLMVEVVCEDDDDLIELLNGTIRAIPGVTGTETFVYLQLRKQLYDWGTR; encoded by the coding sequence ATGGCGGCAGCACCACGACGTCCGGGACCGATCGACGACATCTCCAAGCGGATCATCGAGCAACTCCAGGCAGACGGGCGCCGTCCGTACGGCGAGATCGGCAAGGCGGTCGGTCTCAGCGAGGCGGCGGTCCGGCAGCGCGTGCAGAAGCTCACCGAGACCGGCGTCATGCAGATCGTCGCGGTCACCGACCCGATGCAGCTCGGCTTCCACCGGCAGGCGATGATCGGCATCCGTGTGAACGGCGACACCCGCAAGGTCGCCGACGCACTCGAGCAGCTGGCGGCGGTCGACTACCTCGTGATGACCGCCGGCAGCTTCGACCTCATGGTGGAGGTCGTCTGCGAGGACGACGACGACCTCATCGAACTGCTCAACGGCACGATCCGGGCCATCCCCGGCGTGACCGGCACCGAGACCTTCGTCTACCTGCAACTCCGCAAACAGCTCTACGACTGGGGAACGCGATGA
- a CDS encoding gamma-aminobutyraldehyde dehydrogenase encodes MLDSTKTASDTATRDLRNFVGGEWTPSRTNTSFGLVDPTTEAEYGISPISTATDVDQAFRTAAEAFETWRRTTPGERQLALFRIADAVEARAEEFADLESRDTGKPRATLVEDEIMLSVDQIRFFAGAARNLEGRSAGEYLADHTSFVRREPIGVVAQVTPWNYPLNMAVWKIAAALAAGNTTVLKPSDTTPLSTLLLAEVAAEFLPPGVLNVVLGDHSTGAAMIDHPTPQLVSITGSVRAGMAVARAAAGDLKRTHLELGGKAPVIVFDDADIPSAVAGIVAAGFFNAGQDCTAATRLLVQEGIHDEFVAALAAEARTNARTGTDGYFGPVNNVNQLTHVQDFLDTLPDHATIELGGHRVGDVGYFHEATIVSGLRQDDRIVQQEVFGPVQTVQRFRTEADALRAANDVEYGLASSVWTTDHARAMRFARDLDFGCVWINTHIPIVAEMPHGGFKHSGYGKDLSQYGFDDYTRIKHVMSYIG; translated from the coding sequence ATGCTGGACAGCACGAAGACGGCGTCGGACACGGCGACCCGTGACCTCCGGAACTTCGTCGGGGGCGAGTGGACCCCGTCCAGGACGAACACGTCGTTCGGCCTGGTGGACCCGACGACCGAGGCCGAGTACGGCATCTCGCCGATCTCCACCGCCACTGACGTCGACCAGGCCTTCCGCACCGCCGCCGAGGCGTTCGAGACCTGGCGGCGCACGACCCCGGGGGAGCGCCAGCTCGCGCTCTTCCGGATCGCCGACGCGGTGGAGGCCCGCGCGGAGGAGTTCGCGGACCTCGAGTCGCGGGACACCGGAAAGCCCCGCGCCACCCTGGTCGAGGACGAGATCATGCTCTCCGTCGACCAGATCCGCTTCTTCGCCGGCGCCGCCAGGAACCTCGAGGGCCGGAGCGCCGGCGAGTACCTGGCCGACCACACGTCCTTCGTCCGGCGCGAGCCCATCGGCGTCGTGGCCCAGGTCACCCCGTGGAACTACCCGCTCAACATGGCGGTGTGGAAGATCGCCGCGGCGCTCGCCGCCGGCAACACCACCGTCCTGAAGCCGAGCGACACGACACCGCTCTCCACGCTGCTGCTCGCCGAGGTCGCCGCGGAGTTCCTGCCGCCGGGGGTCCTCAACGTCGTGCTGGGCGACCACTCCACCGGCGCCGCGATGATCGACCACCCGACCCCGCAGCTCGTCTCCATCACCGGGTCCGTCCGCGCGGGCATGGCGGTCGCCCGAGCTGCGGCCGGTGACCTCAAGCGCACGCACCTCGAACTCGGCGGCAAGGCACCCGTGATCGTGTTCGACGACGCCGACATCCCCTCCGCGGTCGCCGGCATCGTCGCCGCCGGGTTCTTCAACGCCGGACAGGACTGCACCGCTGCCACCCGGCTCCTGGTGCAGGAGGGCATCCACGACGAGTTCGTGGCGGCGCTCGCCGCGGAAGCCCGGACGAACGCGAGGACCGGCACGGACGGGTACTTCGGGCCGGTCAACAACGTGAACCAGCTCACGCACGTGCAGGACTTCCTCGACACGCTCCCCGACCACGCGACGATCGAGCTCGGCGGCCACCGCGTCGGCGACGTCGGGTACTTCCACGAGGCGACGATCGTTTCCGGGCTGCGGCAGGACGACCGCATCGTGCAGCAGGAGGTGTTCGGCCCCGTGCAGACCGTCCAGCGCTTCCGCACCGAGGCGGACGCACTGCGTGCCGCGAACGACGTCGAGTACGGCCTGGCGAGCTCGGTGTGGACGACCGACCACGCCAGGGCGATGCGCTTCGCCCGCGACCTCGACTTCGGGTGCGTGTGGATCAACACGCACATCCCGATCGTCGCCGAGATGCCGCACGGCGGCTTCAAGCACTCCGGCTACGGCAAGGACCTGTCCCAGTACGGGTTCGACGACTACACCCGCATCAAGCACGTCATGTCCTACATCGGCTGA
- a CDS encoding ABC transporter ATP-binding protein: MATTGTFAESGADLRLEQITKSFPGHTAVDALDLTVPAGSFFALLGPSGCGKTTTLRLVAGLEEPTSGSILLGGKDVTDTKPYQRPVNTVFQNYALFPHMSVLDNVAFGLKRRRIPDPMTKAREALHLVELDSSASKRPAQLSGGMQQRVALARAIVNRPALLLLDEPLGALDLKLRHQMQLELKTIQAEVGLTFLHVTHDQEEAMTMADTVAVMNGGRIEQMGSPQDLYELPRTAFVANFLGQSNLLEGEVRGTEGELLVVATAAGTIAVPTARAVATSGRVVVGVRPEKLKIRTAEPSHEAGRNILGPGRVVDVSFSGVSTQYLVDVPGAGRVSVFAQNTKGGPRIATGTEVWLTWGVDHGFGLEAPIASDASVTTQPAPGLQAETATAGAVA, translated from the coding sequence ATGGCAACGACCGGCACCTTCGCCGAATCCGGAGCAGATCTCCGGCTCGAGCAGATCACGAAGTCCTTCCCGGGACACACCGCGGTGGACGCCCTCGACCTCACCGTGCCGGCCGGGTCGTTCTTCGCGCTGCTCGGGCCGTCCGGCTGCGGGAAGACGACCACGCTGCGGCTCGTCGCCGGCCTCGAGGAACCGACGAGCGGCAGCATCCTGCTCGGCGGGAAGGACGTCACCGACACGAAGCCGTACCAGCGGCCGGTCAACACCGTCTTCCAGAACTACGCGCTGTTCCCGCACATGAGCGTGCTCGACAACGTCGCGTTCGGCCTGAAGCGCCGGCGCATCCCCGACCCGATGACGAAGGCGCGGGAGGCACTGCACCTCGTGGAGCTCGACTCGTCCGCATCGAAGCGACCAGCACAGCTCTCCGGCGGCATGCAGCAGCGCGTCGCCCTGGCGCGCGCGATCGTGAACCGGCCCGCGCTCCTGCTCCTCGACGAACCGCTCGGCGCCCTCGACCTGAAGCTCCGGCACCAGATGCAGCTCGAGCTCAAGACGATCCAGGCCGAGGTCGGGCTCACCTTCCTGCACGTCACGCACGACCAGGAAGAGGCGATGACGATGGCCGACACCGTCGCCGTCATGAACGGTGGCCGGATCGAGCAGATGGGCAGCCCCCAGGACCTCTACGAACTGCCCCGCACCGCCTTCGTCGCGAACTTCCTCGGCCAGTCGAACCTGCTCGAGGGCGAGGTCCGCGGCACCGAGGGCGAGCTGCTCGTGGTCGCCACGGCGGCGGGCACCATCGCGGTCCCGACGGCGCGTGCGGTCGCGACCAGCGGTCGCGTGGTCGTCGGCGTCCGTCCCGAGAAGCTCAAGATCCGCACCGCAGAGCCGTCGCACGAGGCGGGACGCAACATCCTCGGACCCGGCCGTGTCGTCGACGTCTCGTTCTCCGGCGTCAGCACGCAGTACCTCGTCGACGTCCCCGGCGCCGGCCGCGTCTCCGTCTTCGCGCAGAACACGAAGGGCGGCCCCCGCATCGCCACGGGGACCGAGGTCTGGCTCACCTGGGGCGTCGACCACGGCTTCGGACTGGAGGCTCCCATCGCGTCCGACGCGAGCGTCACCACCCAGCCCGCACCGGGCCTCCAGGCCGAGACCGCCACCGCAGGTGCGGTCGCGTGA